One Pseudomonadota bacterium DNA segment encodes these proteins:
- a CDS encoding 3'-5' exonuclease, with protein MFLKMLGAKEPKEVHPLIRENNVFFNTLDQNMPLSDYEFVVFDTELTGMNRKKDEIISIGAVRIRGLKIIAGETFHTFVRPDSLEPRDSTLIHRITPEQLEDAPAIAAILDKFIEFCGNALLVGHYVDLDVAFVNRAAKRILGGVMRNPCLDTMRLSQAYTAMCWEQYHDRFNLQVSYNLADLVKTYGLPEFSKHDALEDALQTAYLFLYLVKNIHKHGYHTLKELFSAGRAGLSFF; from the coding sequence ATGTTTTTAAAAATGCTGGGCGCTAAAGAACCAAAAGAAGTGCATCCCCTCATTCGAGAGAACAACGTCTTTTTTAATACCCTTGATCAGAATATGCCTTTGAGTGATTACGAGTTTGTGGTTTTTGACACCGAACTCACCGGCATGAACCGGAAGAAAGACGAGATTATCTCCATCGGCGCGGTGCGTATCAGGGGGTTGAAGATTATTGCCGGGGAAACCTTTCATACCTTTGTCAGGCCTGACTCCCTGGAACCCCGCGACAGCACACTCATTCACCGGATTACCCCGGAGCAGCTCGAGGACGCCCCGGCAATTGCCGCGATTCTGGATAAATTCATCGAATTCTGCGGCAATGCCCTGCTCGTAGGGCATTACGTGGATCTTGACGTTGCCTTTGTCAACCGGGCGGCAAAGAGGATTCTCGGCGGGGTGATGCGCAACCCCTGCCTGGATACCATGCGTCTTTCCCAGGCCTATACCGCCATGTGCTGGGAGCAGTACCATGATCGTTTCAACCTGCAGGTCAGCTATAATCTCGCTGATCTGGTCAAAACCTACGGTCTTCCTGAGTTTTCAAAGCATGATGCCCTGGAAGACGCCTTGCAGACCGCCTATCTTTTTCTCTATCTGGTCAAGAATATTCACAAGCACGGCTATCATACCCTGAAAGAATTGTTCAGCGCCGGACGTGCCGGATTGTCGTTCTTTT